DNA sequence from the Lycium barbarum isolate Lr01 chromosome 5, ASM1917538v2, whole genome shotgun sequence genome:
AGACGAACGAAGGGGACGAGAAAGGGGTTATagaaagttttttttcttttttcttctgtcTTAAaagtcttttttctttttctatttcatTTTGTTTGATTGTTAATTTACAGGTGTCACACATTAATTGGCCCATCTTTCATATTAGCGTGCTTGATAATCACGCGCTGCATTTTGGGCAAAGATGGTAACTGAGGTGTTCAATAGACACATTATTTATGGTGTTGAAGTGTTCAATAGGAACTAGTTATAGTTGAGgtgcaaaaataaaaaatccaaTCAAGTTTAAGGGCTATCTATGTAtttggctaaaaaaaaaaaatactaagagAAGTCGTGAAAAAAtacatttaatatatatatatagacttttTGATGAAGGAATGTCAATTGACTTCTCTTTGACAAAAATGACCTACCGTTAGAATTGTGTGTGCGAGACATAATGCACAGAGACGAATACAAAATTATAATGAGAATTTGGAGAAAATATATACAGTCTTAAGAACGAGCTTTAAATGTTAATAATGAGAATTTGGACAAAAGATATGCATATTAGGAAGTGCTCTCGTAGCCTTTACATCTTTAATTTGCCTCTCAGCAAATGTTTGGAATTAAGAAACCATCCCTAATTATTTTTACGCCTCAATAGGATTAGTAAGATAAGGTCTAGCCCCTTGCTTGTACTTTTTCTTTGCGTTTCACttttattatataaataaaaaattagcCCTAGACACCTCACCTCACCTAGTGgatttgcttaaaaaaaaaatccctaaTTATTTTTGTGGACTTTGTAACTATTCATTTGAAACAATGTCTAATCAACATTTTAATGAACAATGTCTAATCAACATTTTGTTACATCTCTATTAATTTGTTTATTCGAACATATATCAATTTCATAATTCTCAGTATCAAATACCCATGCCAATAAAACGTTCACAAGATCAATTCCATCAATCATTTGCTATCCACTTTATGCCTTCACAAGATCAATATCTATTTTAAATTTTGAACTTATAATCTTAAAATTGTACTAACAGATGTCTTTTTTTGGTTTAAAAGTGCAATAGATATTCAATCACCAAAGTGCTTAATGCTTACAGGACTTATAATAGGCTGGAAGAGGAACTCTTGAGATCTAAATAGATATAATACAAACTACAGGGGCATATACAAAAACAATTAGTGGTGGATCTGCAAATTAATCATCAAACGGAGATCGCACAATCAACTCCATGGATTCTCCATTTTGGCCGGCAATACTTGTATGCATCATCTCGTCCATATTCCTTTCAGTTTCTTCATCTCCAAACACGTCCTTAGGGATCGATGCAATTGAAAGAGATGAAAGCATAGTAGGGCGTAGACATTTGATGAGCTTCAAAGAAATGCCTATTGGTACAAATATCACTTACGATTGTTCTCCTTCTGGTCCGTGTGTTCCTTGTACCTACTCCGAAAAGGTCAAACTCTTATTCCTTGAGAATTGATGATTATTTCAGTTTTGATAAAATGCATAATTTAGTGTTAGTATTATTCGCGATCAACATAATGTTGTTTTagaattcttactacttatattcgtTTGAAtcattactaaactaaaatagTTTCCTCAATCTCGGCTATTATTAGTTAGTTCAAGACAGGCTGCTATGGTGAAATTGGTAGACAAGAAGCAGTGCTAATGTTAGACATTATTTCTAATGTTGTGAGTTATTCATGAAAAAATTCTCGTGTAGAAAGTTGTATGTATTGATATTCTAAGATAAAATACAGATTAAATGTTAATTTCCTCTCTCATGAGTACAACATAAATGTTATTTAGTTTGGACAACAAACAATTAAGTGAGATAGTTGGCTATCGAATTATTGGAAGTAAATTGGATCACTTATTGAACTGTACAGGGAGAAGGGGGTAGCAATTGGTTATTGTCTCAAGTGACCAAAAATGAACCAAAGTGATGTTAAGATACTGCTTTCTAGATTGTATTTTTAGGTTAAATTTATGATTTTTCTCTTTGTTCTTTCATGTAGAATGATGAAAAGTATAGGTGCAGCGAAACTGGATATCGTATCCCTTTCAAATGTATAGAGATTAAAGCTAGTTTGAAGGAAGTGAAGAGCAATAAAGGAAAAAAGAACCGATCTGCTCTAGAGGACACATATGCTGCAATAAGACCACATGTCATGAAGCATAATGAACAAGCGCTTACCGCCTCAGTAAGACAGAGAAATTTGCTGGATGATTCGTCGACATCAAAGAGTGGAACGCATACGTATATAACTTATAGGAGCTGTGTTCTTTCAGTAAATGAAGAGAAGCTGTCTATACTTGGCTTTGAGGTAACTACATGCTTTTTCTGCTTTACAAAAATGTCTTGTGGTGATTCATTGAATTTACGTTCTGCAACCAGTGACTTTGGAAGTCTGGAAGGTGCTGACTTTTTAGGCATAGATAGTTGTTCTCCGTTTCTTCCAATATTGTTTCTGGTTATGTTCAGAATTCATTTTACTGCTAGCCAAAAGGATGCATGAAATAGGGTTTATTGAATGATGTACCAGAATCTCATTTTGATAATGTTTGCCGATAATGTTTGCCAGGAAAAGAAGTAAGCACTGTGTCATTTTGAAGTGCTACAATGTAAGAAATATCTGAAAATCAAACAACAAGTGTTTAATGGTGAAAGTTACCGAGGTACTTAAAGAATTGAAGGTGCAAGTTATTGAGGTATAGAAAAGTAATAGATACTTTATTTTGTTATTGATAACCACTCAAGTTACTTGGAGGACTTTGAAAGGAAGAGGAGAAGTCTTGAGGCATTTCCTCTCTAACTATGAAAATATAAAACTTGGTAAAAACCTTGGGTATGCTAATGGAGAGAAATGGTTAAAGGTCTGTATAAAAAATGGAGAGAATATTATCCCTAATTCTTGTTGAGTTTCTCTTGGATTGTCATCTTGTGCAAGAGATAAATCCAGGTTGAATTTCAGTATTCCAAGAGATCCTATTATTTTCCCCTTCATTGAGAGTTACTCAGTACTCATGCTGGTGGGAGATAGCACGTAGCCGATGGAATAGCTAAGATGCGCAAGCTAGCCCAGATATCACTGCATCAATAAAAAATG
Encoded proteins:
- the LOC132641451 gene encoding uncharacterized protein LOC132641451 produces the protein MDSPFWPAILVCIISSIFLSVSSSPNTSLGIDAIERDESIVGRRHLMSFKEMPIGTNITYDCSPSGPCVPCTYSEKNDEKYRCSETGYRIPFKCIEIKASLKEVKSNKGKKNRSALEDTYAAIRPHVMKHNEQALTASVRQRNLLDDSSTSKSGTHTYITYRSCVLSVNEEKLSILGFEVIMLGLLIVSGSTIFFKKRRAAAVPDGGPVRLLTNSRFWQKICTFAA